In a genomic window of Ipomoea triloba cultivar NCNSP0323 chromosome 3, ASM357664v1:
- the LOC116012084 gene encoding E3 ubiquitin-protein ligase RKP, giving the protein MAEDSLRIGGLSSGLAVVLNSEGRKDSSQRNRLVSCCNDFGHQSVERTLEHIFDLPYKTVKPLSCKVDITVVRSIIKNEFFKYHLDLKTGNEGCWDGVLTVGENSQSQIVRIEESSICGDIRIVKPPLLVESHSLFSSVRANASVWKGKWMYEVTLETCGIQQLGWTTLSHPFTDHKGVGDYDDSYAYDGKRVSKWNKEAQSYGQPWVVGDVIGCCVDLDCDYISFYRNGVSLGVAFSGIRKMAPGLGYYPAISLSQGERCELNFGAVPFKYPVKGFLPIQAPPSTNTLSTHLLNCFVRLVETHCMERAEYGSVEKLRLKRFAPFEELSPPVFRGLCEELFLSLGAEAGSAKYVAWGPLISLMIKIFRMQPPHDYTSLDRLLDSLLDFPESRLLFEHIIDALSSFCKTAQLSLTECPYSGSYTYLALACHILRREELMILWWKSSDFELLFEGFLSRKGPNKQDLQGLIPSVWWAGSGEDMSCEASLMLTTKALSEAVKKVEEKQRDLCCLVMQFIPPTSPPQLPGSVFRTFLQNLLLKNRGADRNLPPTGVSSNSVLVSLFTVILHFLSEGFAIGDICGWMKGCGDTGVGYLHKGGQQSFPVGLFLKNDPHRVDIPRLGGSYVHLTKSHPINGDQDEEVVRWEEGCTDDEEARVTHLSKNKPCCCSTYVTDFPRSSKDPVRHVPKGSRGPHCSSIPERSSHLAAECSAGSLNDEIADKPSTSDQPVSEFGFRPMQQMRIVSRENNLSSATLKEEELLDAMLLLYHLGLAPNFKQASSYMSRQSQSISSLEETDRQIRERACGEQVKRLKEARSVYREEVMECVRHCYWYRISLFSQWKQRGMYAACMWIVQLLLILSKVDSIFIYVPEYYLETLVDCFHVLRKSDPPFAHPTIFIKQGLESFVTFVVTHFNDPRISSAELRDLLLQSISVLVQYKEFLAAFESNEMVMQRLPTALLSAFDNRSWIPVTNILLRLCKGSGFGSSKHGESSSSSSSIIYQKLLREACTHNKELFSAFLNRLFNTLSWTMTEFSVSIREMQETYKVLEFQQRKCGIIFDLSCNLARLLEFCTLEMPQAFLLGADTNLRRLTEVFIFILNHLITAADPDLFDLSLRRPGQSPEKVYKGMILAPLAGIILNLLDANKQMTEVQNDIVAIFANMHCLDTVICGFQSLLDYNWASIFRGDDYIPRLRQLEKFSMLLICQSDLQDAEKKGYEGDAGYEDSVCCICYASEANTRFVPCSHVSCYGCITRHMLNCDRCFFCNATVTDIVKTDA; this is encoded by the exons ATGGCAGAAGACAGCCTGAGGATTGGTGGTCTTTCTTCTGGCTTAGCAGTGGTATTGAACAGTGAGGGCAGGAAAGATAGTTCTCAGAGAAATCGACTTGTCTCATGTTGTAATGATTTTGGTCATCAGTCAGTTGAAAGAACTCTTGAACACATATTTGATCTCCCATATAAAACTGTTAAACCTCTCTCTTGCAAAGTGGATATTACAGTTGTTCgttcaataattaaaaatgagtttTTCAAGTATCATTTAGACCTGAAGACTGGAAATGAAGGCTGCTGGGATGGAGTTTTGACTGTTGGTGAAAACTCCCAGTCTCAGATTGTAAGAATAGAAGAATCAAGCATATGTGGTGACATTCGAATAGTTAAACCACCTTTGCTTGTGGAGAGTCATTCCTTGTTCAGTAGTGTGAGGGCCAATGCCTCAGTCTGGAAAGGAAAATGGATGTATGAAGTAACACTTGAAACTTGTGGTATTCAACAGTTAGGGTGGACTACTCTTTCTCATCCATTCACTGACCACAAGGGTGTTGGGGATTATGATGATTCTTATGCTTATGATGGGAAACGGGTTAGTAAATGGAATAAAGAAGCCCAATCTTATGGTCAGCCATGGGTTGTTGGTGATGTAATTGGGTGTTGCGTAGATTTGGACTGTGACTACATATCATTCTATAGAAATGGTGTTTCACTTGGTGTGGCATTTAGTGGAATTAGAAAAATGGCTCCTGGATTGGGCTATTATCCAGCAATTTCTCTTTCTCAAGGTGAACGGTGTGAGCTGAATTTTGGAGCTGTCCCTTTTAAATATCCTGTTAAAGGATTCTTGCCTATTCAGGCACCCCCATCCACAAACACTCTTTCTACCCATTTACTTAATTGCTTTGTAAGGCTAGTTGAGACACATTGCATGGAAAGGGCTGAATATGGATCTGTTGAGAAATTGCGATTGAAAAGGTTTGCGCCATTTGAAGAACTTTCTCCGCCTGTCTTCCGGGGATTATGTGAAGAGTTATTCTTATCACTTGGTGCTGAAGCTGGGAGTGCAAAGTATGTAGCTTGGGGCCCACTTATATCATTAATGATAAAAATCTTTAGGATGCAGCCACCACATGACTATACTAGTTTGGACAGATTGCTAGACTCCTTACTAGATTTCCCAGAATCAAGACTGTTATTTGAACACATTATAGATGCTCTTTCATCCTTCTGCAAAACAGCACAATTGTCCCTTACAGAGTGTCCATATTCAGGATCATATACCTATCTTGCATTGGCATGCCACATTTTAAGGCGGGAAGAATTGATGATTCTATGGTGGAAGTCTTCAGACTTTGAACTCTTGTTTGAAGGTTTCCTATCACGGAAGGGTCCTAACAAGCAGGACCTCCAGGGCTTGATTCCTTCTGTGTGGTGGGCTGGTTCAGGTGAGGACATGTCCTGTGAGGCTAGCTTGATGCTGACAACTAAAGCTTTATCTGAAGCAGTCAAAAAG GTTGAAGAGAAGCAAAGGGATCTCTGCTGCCTGGTCATGCAATTCATACCACCTACATCACCTCCTCAGTTACCTGGCTCAGTCTTTAGGACATTTTTACAGAACCTTTTACTAAAAAACAGGGGTGCTGACCGTAATTTGCCACCAACGGGTGTTTCAAGCAACTCTGTACTTGTCTCTCTGTTTACAGTCATACTCCATTTTTTATCTGAAGGGTTTGCCATAGGGGATATATGTGGCTGGATGAAGGGCTGTGGAGATACTGGTGTTGGCTATCTTCACAAAGGTGGTCAACAAAGTTTTCCTGTAGGCTTGTTTCTGAAAAATGATCCTCATCGAGTTGACATTCCTAGGCTTGGAGGTTCATATGTTCACCTAACAAAATCCCACCCCATTAATGGAGACCAAGATGAAGAAGTTGTTCGGTGGGAAGAAGGGTGTACAGATGATGAAGAAGCTAGAGTGACACATCTAAGTAAGAATAAGCCCTGTTGTTGTTCCACTTATGTTACTGATTTTCCAAGAAGCTCGAAGGACCCAGTCAGACATGTTCCAAAGGGTTCTCGTGGACCCCACTGCAGCTCGATTCCAGAAAGATCTTCTCATCTTGCTGCAGAATGTAGTGCTGGAAGTCTGAATGATGAGATAGCAGACAAGCCTAGTACAAGTGACCAGCCTGTGTCAGAGTTTGGTTTTCGACCTATGCAGCAGATGAGGATTGTGTCCAGGGAGAACAATTTGTCCTCAGCAACACTCAAGGAAGAGGAGCTTTTAGATGCCATGCTGCTTTTGTATCATTTGGGTCTTGCACCAAACTTTAAGCAG GCATCATCATACATGTCTCGACAGTCACAGTCAATCTCTTCACTTGAAGAAACTGACAGACAAATCAGAGAAAGAGCATGTGGGGAGCAAGTGAAGCGCTTGAAGGAGGCTCGCAGTGTCTATAGAGAAGAAGTAATGGAGTGTGTTAGACATTGTTATTG GTATCGCATTTCCCTGTTTTCTCAGTGGAAGCAAAGGGGAATGTATGCAGCATGCATGTGGATTGTTCAACTGCTTTTGATTCTTAGCAAAGTGGATTCAATCTTCATCTATGTTCCTGAATATTATTTGGAAACTCTG GTTGATTGCTTTCATGTGCTTCGAAAGAGTGATCCTCCTTTTGCCCATCCTACAATTTTCATCAAGCAAGGACTTGAATCATTT GTCACTTTTGTTGTAACCCACTTCAATGATCCAAGGATATCTAGTGCAGAACTAAgggatcttcttcttcaatctaTTTCTGTCCTTGTACAATACAAGGAATTTTTAGCTGCTTTTGAATCCAATGAAATGGTTATGCAAAGGTTGCCAACAGCATTATTATCTGCATTTGATAATAGATCTTGGATCCCAGTCACAAATATTCTTCTGCGGTTATGTAAGGGTTCTGGTTTTGGCTCTTCAAAGCATGGagagtcatcatcatcatcgtcatcaaTCATATATCAG AAATTGCTGCGGGAGGCTTGCACTCACAACAAAGAACTATTTTCTGCTTTTCTAAATCGTCTGTTTAACACCCTGAGCTGGACAATGACTGAATTCTCTGTTTCAATTCGAGAAATGCAAGAAACTTACAAG GTATTGGAGTTTCAACAGAGAAAATGTGGTATCATATTTGATCTGTCCTGCAATCTTGCAAGGTTACTAGAGTTTTGTACACTTGAGATGCCTCAAGCTTTTTTACTAGGTGCTGATACAAACTTGCGAAGGCTTACTGAAGTGTTCATCTTTATACTAAATCACTTAATTACTGCAGCGGATCCAGATCTCTTTGACCT CTCCTTGCGGCGACCTGGTCAGTCCCCGGAAAAAGTGTACAAAGGCATGATATTAGCACCTCTAGCTGGAATTATTCTAAATTTGCTTGATGCTAACAAGCAGATGACTGAGGTGCAGAATGATATTGTTGCAATATTTGCCAACATGCACTGCCTTGATACTGTGATATGTGGATTTCAGTCACTGTTAGACTACAACTGG GCTAGCATATTCAGGGGGGACGATTACATTCCAAGACTTCGGCAGCTAGAGAAGTTTTCGATGCTGCTAATATGTCAATCCGATTTGCAAGATGCTGAGAAGAAGGGATACGAGGGAGATGCAGGTTACGAAGATAGTGTATGCTGCATCTGCTATGCAAGTGAAGCAAACACGCGGTTTGTGCCATGTTCCCATGTTTCTTGCTACGGCTGCATAACCAGGCACATGCTGAATTGCGATAGATGCTTCTTCTGCAATGCTACAGTCACAGACATCGTCAAGACTGATGCATAA
- the LOC116012870 gene encoding zinc finger BED domain-containing protein RICESLEEPER 2-like has product MSTHSTEMSDYEDEAIQNEGVSVDANASSKTPGASKSKKRKISRTKSEVWDHFTKFENLKSSCARVSLTTDSWTSLQRVNYMCLTLHYIDNEWKLHKRILNFCPISSHKGEDIGKAIEKCLRDWGLDNVFTITVDNASSNDVATGYLRKKFNNLGSSILDGKFLHMRCIAHIVNLAVNDALKENNESICRVRGAVRYVRQSPSRLQKFKECIQMEKIQSKALLSLDVCTRWNSTYLMLDSAQKFERAFERFEELDPHYGHDLLNSEGIPDHDDWENVRRLCMFLGHFYDLTVKVSGSLYVTSNTYFPEICEVYSILRDWIKSRDSHFSSMAQRMKDKFDKYWGNVDKMKDKFDKYWGNVDKMNMLLYVYWGNVDKMNMLLYVATVLDPRRKYVYADFCFKRMYSNDEASILSKKLRQVMMDLFNEYKRLHESSSSSVVETFQSNEIVSEDMPSIPQPPKKGKQKAVNKEFMKYLEEIGCANQITELDKYITEQLENGDFPFFQA; this is encoded by the exons ATGTCAACACACTCAACTGAGATGTCTGATTATGAAGATGAAGCAATCCAAAATGAAGGGGTTAGCGTTGATGCAAATGCAAGTAGTAAAACACCCGGTGCCTCTAAGTCAAAGAAACGAAAAATTAGTCGGACAAAATCTGAGGTATGGGATCATTTTACCAAATTTGAAAA TTTGAAATCTTCTTGTGCTAGAGTTTCTCTTACCACTGATAGTTGGACATCATTGCAAAGAGTGAATTATATGTGTCTTACATTGCATTATATTGATAATGAATGGAAATTGCACAAAAGAATACTTAATTTTTGTCCAATTTCTAGTCATAAGGGAGAAGATATTGGTAAGGCAATTGAGAAATGTTTGCGGGATTGGGGACTTGATAATGTTTTCACTATCACAGTAGACAATGCTAGTTCAAATGATGTTGCTACGGGGTATTTGAGGAAGAAGTTCAATAATTTGGGTAGTTCGATTTTAGATGGGAAATTTCTTCACATGAGATGCATTGCTCACATTGTTAATTTGGCTGTGAATGATGCTTTGAAGGAAAATAATGAATCAATTTGTCGTGTTAGAGGGGCAGTGAGATATGTGAGACAATCACCATCTAGATTGCAAAAGTTTAAAGAATGTATTCAAATGGAGAAAATTCAATCCAAGGCTTTGTTAAGCTTAGATGTATGCACTAGGTGGAATTCTACTTATCTTATGTTGGATTCAGCACAAAAGTTTGAGAGAGCCTTTGAGAGATTTGAGGAGCTTGATCCACATTATGGTCATGACCTTTTGAATAGTGAAGGAATTCCGGACCATGATGATTGGGAAAATGTTAGGAG GTTGTGCATGTTTTTGGGTCATTTCTATGATCTTACTGTGAAAGTTTCAG GCTCATTGTATGTTACTTCAAATACTTATTTTCCAGAAATATGTGAAGTGTATTCTATTTTGCGTGATTGGATAAAGAGTCGGGATTCACATTTTAGTTCAATGGCACAAAGAATGAAAGATAAATTTGACAAGTATTGGGGAAATGTGGACAAAATGAAAGATAAATTTGACAAGTATTGGGGAAATGTGGACAAAATGAATATGTTGTTGTATGTTTATTGGGGAAATGTGGACAAAATGAATATGTTGTTGTATGTTGCAACTGTGCTTGACCCTAGGAGAAAGTATGTGTATGCTGATTTTTGTTTCAAAAGGATGTATTCAAATGATGAAGCCTCTATATTGTCCAAAAAGCTTAGACAAGTGATGATGGATTTGTTTAATGAATACAAGAGGTTGCatgaatcttcttcttcttcagtagTTGAGACTTTTCAATCAAATGAGATTGTAAGTGAGGACATGCCTTCTATACCTCAACCTCCAAAGAAAGGGAAACAAAAAGCTGTTAATAAGGAATTCATGAAGTATTTGGAAGAAATTGGTTGTGCTAATCAGATCACAGAGTTGGATAAGTACATTACTGAACAACTTGAGAATGGTG ACTTCCCATTCTTTCAAGCTTAG